Proteins from a single region of Phalacrocorax carbo chromosome 25, bPhaCar2.1, whole genome shotgun sequence:
- the C25H17orf113 gene encoding uncharacterized protein C17orf113 homolog gives MVPPGKKPAGETSNSNKKCKRYFNEHWKEEFTWLEFDYERKLMFCVECRQALVKNKHGKAENAFTVGTDNFQRHALLRHVTSGAHRQALAVNREQLAFETRVHGHPELRSVIKVEVNPAKVAVLTTVYWMAKEDVPDEKCSSLLDFQKFNLCQALLASEHSEYYHPSSVREMQAAIAKVLHNEDRHRIKASPFVGLVVDETVDVLEHRSLAMFTTTVSPCNGQTSAAFLGSFELPAGEASTVTGKVGEVMRSFGIPTMKITWLSADSASLVAERLSGVGTALTSLCPLLMEMHCLSHGSSLLPSESIVSIEYLQKYETTVDAVYRLYSSFRGENNGLQELRSVLDLCQIDLGSPKAVHWTSIFPAVEAIDSSWPTLVLLLESEAERSPVAHGLCEELKKFQFVAFTKILLDVLPIFQKLSRFFQIEDFDLSILKPIVSATATTLQAQKSASGQNLQEFLNEMNEHPRDDREGESRLYYKGVELANCSKVHLKHFECLKESYLESVRGNLLDRFPSSVLEAISSFSAIFNPKCYPQSLEDIGSYGVSELNFLLQAYSRVVVSERALSDFPLFKQIVFSLSQLSFKDLCVKLVYSNSEMHELFPDFAILAAIALALPLGSVLAEKISRGRELLKRGRLRRAKDEGLSDFMKIAIDGPAINEFDFALAIEYYESMRESGFIMAQVK, from the exons ATGGTGCCTCCAGGGAAAAAGCCAGCTGGGGAAACTTCCAATTCCAATAAAAAGTGTAAGCGCTATTTCAATGAGCACTGGAAGGAAGAATTTACCTGGCTGGAGTTTGACTATGAGAGAAAACTCATGTTTTGCGTAGAGTGTCGGCAGGCGCTGGTGAAGAACAAGCACGGTAAAGCGGAGAACGCCTTTACCGTGGGCACGGACAACTTCCAGCGCCATGCCCTGCTGCGGCACGTCACCTCCGGCGCGCACCGCCAGGCGCTGGCGGTGAACCGGGAGCAGCTGGCTTTCGAGACCCGCGTCCACGGCCACCCAGAGCTGCGTTCGGTCATCAAGGTGGAGGTGAACCCGGCGAAGGTGGCCGTTCTCACCACCGTCTACTGGATGGCGAAGGAGGACGTCCCAGACGAGAAGTGCTCCTCCCTGCTCGACTTCCAGAAGTTCAACCTGTGCCAGGCGCTGCTGGCCTCCGAGCACAGCGAGTACTACCACCCCAGCAGCGTCAGGGAGATGCAG GCAGCGATCGCCAAAGTCCTGCACAACGAGGACAGGCACAGGATAAAAGCCTCCCCGTTTGTTGGGCTGGTGGTGGACGAGACGGTGGACGTCCTGGAGCACCGCAGCCTCGCCATGTTCACCACCACCGTCTCCCCCTGCAACGGGCAGACCTCCGCCGCCTTCCTGGGGAGCTTCGAGCTGCCCGCTGGGGAGGCCTCCACGGTGACGGGCAAGGTGGGCGAGGTGATGCGCTCCTTTGGCATCCCCACCATGAAGATCACCTGGCTCAGTGCCGACAGCGCCTCGCTGGTGGCCGAGCGGCTGAGCGGGGTGGGGACCGCGCTGACCTCCCTCTGCCCGCTCCTCATGGAGATGCACTGCCTGTCCCACGGGAGCTCCCTGCTGCCATCCGAGAGCATCGTCAGCATCGAATACCTCCAGAAGTACGAGACCACCGTGGATGCCGTGTACAGGCTCTACTCCAGCTTCAGAGGGGAAAACAACGGCCTGCAGGAGCTGCGGAGTGTCCTGGACCTCTGCCAGATAGACCTCGGGAGCCCCAAAGCCGTCCACTGGACTTCTATTTTCCCAGCCGTGGAAGCCATCGATTCCTCGTGGCCCacgctggtgctgctgctggagagtgAGGCGGAGCGGTCGCCCGTGGCCCATGGCCTCTGCGAAGAGCTCAAGAAGTTCCAGTTTGTGGCCTTCACCAAGATCCTCCTGGACGTCCTCCCCATCTTCCAGAAGCTCAGCCGCTTCTTCCAGATTGAGGACTTTGACCTCTCCATCCTTAAGCCTATCGTCTCTGCCACAGCCACCACCCTGCAGGCCCAGAAGAGTGCCAGTGGCCAGAACCTCCAGGAGTTCCTCAACGAGATGAACGAGCACCCACGGGATGACCGGGAGGGCGAGAGCCGCCTCTACTACAAGGGCGTTGAGCTGGCCAACTGCTCCAAGGTGCACCTGAAGCACTTTGAGTGCCTAAAGGAGAGCTACCTGGAGAGTGTGCGGGGCAACCTGCTGGACAGGTTCCCCAGCAGCGTCCTGGAGGCCATCAGCTCCTTCTCGGCCATCTTCAACCCCAAGTGCTACCCGCAGTCTTTGGAGGACATTGGCAGCTATGGGGTGAGCGAGCTGAATTTCCTCCTGCAGGCTTACTCCCGGGTGGTGGTGAGCGAGAGGGCCCTGAGCGACTTCCCCCTCTTCAAGCAGATCGTCTTCAGCCTCAGCCAGCTCTCCTTCAAGGACCTCTGCGTCAAGCTGGTCTACAGCAACTCTGAGATGCATGAGCTCTTCCCGGACTTTGCCATCCTCGCGGCCATCGCCCTGGCCTTGCCGCTGGGTTCGGTCCTCGCTGAGAAGATCAGCCGGGGCCGGGAGCTCCTGAAGCGCGGCCGGTTGCGCCGTGCGAAGGACGAGGGGCTCTCCGACTTCATGAAGATCGCCATCGACGGGCCGGCCATCAACGAGTTTGACTTTGCGTTGGCCATCGAGTACTACGAGAGCATGAGGGAGTCCGGCTTCATCATGGCGCAGGTGAAGTGA